In Amphiprion ocellaris isolate individual 3 ecotype Okinawa chromosome 3, ASM2253959v1, whole genome shotgun sequence, one genomic interval encodes:
- the nr2e3 gene encoding photoreceptor-specific nuclear receptor, whose product MEDHMLRMNAFSSDNSTDFTQQSVDGTQAEKSPRKALVQGLLCKVCSDSSSGKHYGIYACNGCSGFFKRSVRRRLIYRCQAGTGRCPVDKAHRNQCQACRLKKCLQAGMNKDAVQNERQPRSTAHVSLDSIDMDNKKEHLATTQELTSSDSYSSLICRPLVTSSVTTSATVQTCSNPSNNHRFMVSLLTAETCAKLEPEDVEENIDVTTNDSERDQTPFDSRMSPYTSSCSESVYETSARLLFMSVKWAKNLPLFAHLPFRDQVILLEEAWSEMFLLCAIQWSLPMDSCPLLSLPDLSPTQQAKTSLPTADLQILEEVFSRFKALAVDPTEFACLKAIVLFKPETRSLKDPEQVENLQDQSQVLLGQHIHSVYPCQTARFGRLLLLLPSLHLVSSEKIEQLFFHRTIGSTPMEKLLCDMFKN is encoded by the exons ATGGAGGACCACATGCTGAGAATGAATGCGTTTTCATCTGACAACTCTACTGACTTCACTCAACAGAGCGTAGATGGAACTCAAGCAG AAAAGAGTCCACGTAAAGCGCTTGTCCAGGGCCTGCTTTGTAAAGTGTGTTCTGATTCGAGCAGCGGTAAACACTATGGAATATATGCCTGCAATGGCTGCAGTGGCTTCTTCAAGCGCAGCGTGAGACGAAGACTCATCTACAG GTGTCAGGCTGGAACTGGCAGGTGCCCCGTTGACAAGGCTCATCGTAACCAGTGTCAAGCCTGTCGATTAAAGAAGTGTCTCCAAGCTGGCATGAACAAAGATG CTGTGCAGAATGAGAGGCAGCCTCGAAGCACAGCTCATGTCAGTCTGGACTCTATAGACATGGACAATAAAAAGGAGCACTTGGCCACCACACAGGAGCTCACCTCCTCTGATTCCTACTCATCGCTCATCTGCAGACCCCTGGTCACTTCATCTGTCACCACTTCGGCCACTGTACAAACCTGCAGCAACCCAAGTAACAACCACCGCTTTATGGTCAGCCTTCTGACTGCTGAGACCTGTGCAAAACTGGAGCCTGAAGATG tGGAGGAAAACATTGATGTGACAACAAATGACTCAGAGAGGGATCAGACCCCCTTTGACAGTCGCATGTCCCCATACACCTCCAGCTGTTCAGAGAGTGTATATGAGACATCGGCACGACTCCTCTTCATGTCAGTCAAGTGGGCTAAAAACTTGCCTCTCTTTGCTCACTTGCCATTTCGAGACCAG GTGATTCTTCTTGAGGAAGCTTGGAGTGAGATGTTCCTCCTGTGTGCCATCCAGTGGTCTCTGCCCATGGACAGCTGTCCTCTTCTGTCTCTGCCAGATCTTTCTCCCACACAGCAAGCCAAGACCAGCCTTCCCACAGCCGACctgcagatcctggaggaggtCTTCAGCCGCTTCAAAGCCCTGGCTGTTGACCCTACTGAGTTTGCCTGCCTAAAGGCCATTGTACTCTTCAAGCCAG AGACCCGCAGCCTCAAAGACCCGGAGCAGGTTGAGAATCTGCAGGACCAATCACAGGTGCTGTTGGGTCAACACATCCACTCAGTCTACCCCTGCCAGACTGCCAG GTTTGGGAGACTGCTACTTCTGCTGCCATCCCTCCACTTGGTGAGTTCAGAGAAAATAGAGCAGCTGTTTTTTCACAGGACCATTGGCAGCACACCCATGGAGAAACTGCTGTGTGACATgttcaaaaactga
- the stoml1 gene encoding stomatin-like protein 1 has protein sequence MFSKSYQLLPQRDSAAPRTPGLFVDSDSFTRHSYHKGLSFDYIPNVSENNFTDTSQGWLSWICNLIVVFLIYICTFLMFPITGWFVLKTVPNYQRIVVFRLGRVCPPKGPGIVLVLPLIDQWQRVDLRTRAFNIPPCQVTTQDGGVLLVGADIQFRIWNPVMSVVSVQDLNASTRMTAQSALTHSLAKKTVREIQTERVKLGEYLGMDINEMTRPWGLEVDRVELTLGSLLKPPEGVPSGSLIMPPSVPGLEGLTGPIQQLAMHFLSHGSSSQPQHQDSITFSDELSSASEAVVATPGSVEELLSGVKLLLSESLVQQVGACFQFDVSSADGQQHSYYVDLSQGSGAAGAGSLSWEPDVTLSMSDCDLLAMFQGELRPFSAYTSGRLKVQGDIKTAMKLEELIKLLKK, from the exons ATGTTTAGCAAGTCGTATCAGCTGCTGCCTCAGAGGGACTCCGCCGCTCCCAGGACTCCTGGTTTGTTTGTGGACTCTGACAGCTTCACACGGCACAGCTACCATAAGGGACTTTCGTTTGACTACATCCCCAATGTTTCTGAAAACAACTTTACTG ACACCTCCCAAGGATGGCTGTCGTGGATTTGCAACCTGATTGTCGTCTTCCTCATTTACATCTGCACCTTTCTAATGTTTCCAATAACAGGATGGTTCGTATTGAAA ACGGTGCCAAACTACCAGAGGATAGTTGTGTTCCGTCTGGGTCGAGTTTGTCCTCCAAAGGGTCCCGGTATTGTCCTGGTGCTGCCCCTCATTGACCAGTGGCAGAGAGTCGACCTGCGTACCCGTGCATTCAACATCCCTCCCTGCCAG GTGACTACTCAGGATGGTGGTGTGCTGTTGGTGGGAGCAGACATCCAGTTCAGGATCTGGAACCCAGTCATGTCAGTGGTGTCCGTCCAGGACCTGAATGCCTCCACTAGGATGACGGCACAGAGTGCTTTGACCCACAGCCTGGCCAAGAAGACTGTCAGAGAAATCCAAACTGAGAGAGTGAAATTAGGGGAATATCTCGGG ATGGACATTAATGAGATGACTCGTCCTTGGGGGCTGGAGGTGGACAGGGTAGAACTTACCCTTGGTTCTCTACTGAAACCCCCAGAGGGAGTTCCCTCTGGATCCCTCATCATGCCTCCGTCTGTGCCTGGACTTGAAGGCCTCACTGGTCCCATTCAGCAGTTGGCTATGCACTTTCTGAGCCACGGCAGCAGTTCACAGCCTCAGCATC AGGACAGCAtaacattttcagatgagctcaGCAGTGCTTCTGAGGCTGTCGTCGCCACACCAGGTTCTGTTGAAGAGCTGCTCAGTGgggtgaagctgctgctctctgaatCGTTAGTCCAGCAGGTTGGAGCCTGTTTCCAGTTTGACGTCAGCTCAGCAGATGGACAACAGCACAGTTACTATGTGGATTTGAGCCAAG GTAGTGGTGCAGCTGGAGCAGGGTCCTTGAGTTGGGAGCCAGATGTCACTCTGAGTATGAGCGATTGCGACCTTCTGGCCATGTTTCAAGGCGAGCTGCGACCGTTTTCTGCTTACACCAGTGGCAGACTGAAAGTCCAAGGAGACATTAAGACAGCCATGAAGTTGGAAGAACTCATAAAGCTACTCAAGAAATAG
- the ccdc33 gene encoding coiled-coil domain-containing protein 33 isoform X1 — MKPSKRTKSLSSSAAVKLQKDVYNLPSHDALAQILPDYRTELQSTTQHEQETPAERAEAAQGSKPNINYTYHIHPPHKRPPLHDFEDDPNMTEITDLQTKEVENYRSAMTKMADDIITLRTQVGMLEAENSQLRSDLSLHQDLGQDLLTDTDIDVMTKAEIADRIATLKFKLASETSKTASQRNRIQELQNELIRKNDNEKELLKLQRIHHQQQEDLQNHQTHMTKMATLEITVKQQEKVIEKMEKALDSKLKEKKRQTGDKKLLLKVQRDEADRKKEEVESTLAAENARLRIELDRIRQLPAPVITQQSAQGPPQRKDALPHNEKLSLLNKLERAEARIQTLEAQLEENAKLWGRQKQEMLTKLSEHKHGFVRTSTTILHNVSLKAVPDSLHQQRRQKKQKPVK; from the exons ATGAAGCCTTCGAAAAGAACAAAATCACTCAGCTCTTCTGCAGCTGTAAAG CTTCAGAAGGATGTATACAATCTCCCATCCCATGATGCCCTGGCACAGATCCTACCAGATTACCGGACAGAGCTTCAGAGCACAACTCAGCACGAACAGGAGACACCAGCTGAGAGGGCAGAAGCTGCACAGGGCAGCAAACCCAACATAAACTACACGTATCACATACATCCTCCACACAAGCG ACCTCCTCTGCATGACTTTGAGGATGATCCCAACATGACAGAGATCACCGACCTCCAAACTAAG GAGGTGGAAAACTATCGTTCAGCCATGACTAAGATGGCAGACGACATCATAACACTGAGGACGCAGGTGGGGATGCTGGAGGCAGAAAACAGCCAGCTCCGCAGTGATCTCTCTCTGCACCAGGACCTTGGCCAGGATCTGCTCACTGACACAGACATCGACGTCATGACCAAGGCTGAGATTGCTGACCGCATAG CTACTCTGAAATTCAAGCTGGCCAGTGAAACCAGTAAGACCGCCTCACAACGGAACAGGATCCAGGAGCTGCAGAATGAGCTGATCAGG AAGAACGACAATGAGAAGGAGCTGCTGAAGCTTCAGAGAATCCACCATCAGCAACAGGAAGACCTGCAGAATCACCAGACTCACATGACAAAGATGGCAACTTTGGAGATCACAGTGAAGCAGCAGGAAAAG GTCATAGAGAAGATGGAGAAAGCTTTAGACAGCAAActcaaagagaagaaaagacaaactgGCGACAAAAAGCTGCTATTGAAAGTGCAAAGAG ATGAGGCTGACCGCAAAAAGGAAGAGGTAGAGTCGACCTTGGCAGCAGAGAACGCCCGTCTGAGAATAGAACTGGACAGGATTCGCCAGCTGCCTGCCCCAGTCATTACACAGCAGTCAGCACAG GGTCCCCCTCAGAGGAAAGATGCACTACCACACAATGAGAAACTGAGTTTACTAAATAAACTGGAGAGGGCCGAGGCAAGAATCCAAACACTGGAGGCTCAg CTGGAGGAGAATGCTAAATTATGGGggagacagaaacaagaaatgTTGACTAAACTGAGTGAGCACAAGCACGGCTTTGTCCGAACCTCCACCACAATCCTTCATAATGTGTCTTTG AAGGCTGTACCAGATTCTTTACATCAgcaaagaagacagaagaagcaaaaacctgtaaaatga
- the ccdc33 gene encoding coiled-coil domain-containing protein 33 isoform X2: MKPSKRTKSLSSSAAVKLQKDVYNLPSHDALAQILPDYRTELQSTTQHEQETPAERAEAAQGSKPNINYTYHIHPPHKRPPLHDFEDDPNMTEITDLQTKVTFLHQEVENYRSAMTKMADDIITLRTQVGMLEAENSQLRSDLSLHQDLGQDLLTDTDIDVMTKAEIADRIATLKFKLASETSKTASQRNRIQELQNELIRKNDNEKELLKLQRIHHQQQEDLQNHQTHMTKMATLEITVKQQEKVIEKMEKALDSKLKEKKRQTGDKKLLLKVQRDEADRKKEEVESTLAAENARLRIELDRIRQLPAPVITQQSAQKAVPDSLHQQRRQKKQKPVK, encoded by the exons ATGAAGCCTTCGAAAAGAACAAAATCACTCAGCTCTTCTGCAGCTGTAAAG CTTCAGAAGGATGTATACAATCTCCCATCCCATGATGCCCTGGCACAGATCCTACCAGATTACCGGACAGAGCTTCAGAGCACAACTCAGCACGAACAGGAGACACCAGCTGAGAGGGCAGAAGCTGCACAGGGCAGCAAACCCAACATAAACTACACGTATCACATACATCCTCCACACAAGCG ACCTCCTCTGCATGACTTTGAGGATGATCCCAACATGACAGAGATCACCGACCTCCAAACTAAG GTGACATTTCTTCATCAGGAGGTGGAAAACTATCGTTCAGCCATGACTAAGATGGCAGACGACATCATAACACTGAGGACGCAGGTGGGGATGCTGGAGGCAGAAAACAGCCAGCTCCGCAGTGATCTCTCTCTGCACCAGGACCTTGGCCAGGATCTGCTCACTGACACAGACATCGACGTCATGACCAAGGCTGAGATTGCTGACCGCATAG CTACTCTGAAATTCAAGCTGGCCAGTGAAACCAGTAAGACCGCCTCACAACGGAACAGGATCCAGGAGCTGCAGAATGAGCTGATCAGG AAGAACGACAATGAGAAGGAGCTGCTGAAGCTTCAGAGAATCCACCATCAGCAACAGGAAGACCTGCAGAATCACCAGACTCACATGACAAAGATGGCAACTTTGGAGATCACAGTGAAGCAGCAGGAAAAG GTCATAGAGAAGATGGAGAAAGCTTTAGACAGCAAActcaaagagaagaaaagacaaactgGCGACAAAAAGCTGCTATTGAAAGTGCAAAGAG ATGAGGCTGACCGCAAAAAGGAAGAGGTAGAGTCGACCTTGGCAGCAGAGAACGCCCGTCTGAGAATAGAACTGGACAGGATTCGCCAGCTGCCTGCCCCAGTCATTACACAGCAGTCAGCACAG AAGGCTGTACCAGATTCTTTACATCAgcaaagaagacagaagaagcaaaaacctgtaaaatga
- the LOC111587899 gene encoding cholesterol side-chain cleavage enzyme, mitochondrial: MARWSVWRSPVMLPRSWIEELTASGMRCSSSMPVIRQAYSESSSIVRPFSEIPGLWKNGLANLYNFWKLDGFRNLHRIMLQNFNTFGPIYREKIGYYESVNIINPEDAAILFKAEGHYPKRLKVEAWTSYRDYRNRKYGVLLKNGEEWRSNRVILNKEVISLKMLENFVPLLDDVGQDFVARVHKKIQRSGQKKWTTDLSQELFKYALESVSSVLYGERLGLMLDYIDPEAQHFIDCITLMFKTTSPMLYIPPSLLRQIGAKVWRDHVEAWDGIFNQADRCIQNIYRQLRQETGSPKRYPGILASLLMLDKLSIEDIKASVTELMAGGVDTTSITLLWTLYELARHPTLQEELRAEVVAARAESQGDMQEMLKRIPLVKGALKETLRLHPVAVSLQRYIAEDIIIQNYHIPAGTLVQLGLHAMGRDPKVFFRPEQYQPSRWLRTETHYFRSLGFGFGPRQCLGRRIAETEMQIFLIHMLENFRVEKQRHVEVQSTFELILLPDKPIILTLKPIQASR; this comes from the exons ATGGCCAGGTGGAGTGTGTGGCGCAGCCCTGTGATGCTGCCTCGGTCCTGGATAGAGGAGCTGACAGCATCGGGTATGCGCTGCAGCAGCAGTATGCCGGTGATCAGACAGGCGTACTCGGAGAGCAGCAGCATTGTCAGGCCTTTCAGTGAGATTCCTGGACTGTGGAAGAACGGTTTGGCAAACTTGTACAATTTCTGGAAACTGGATGGCTTCAGAAACCTTCACCGCATCATGTTGCAGAACTTCAACACTTTTGGACCCATTTACAG AGAAAAAATAGGTTATTATGAGAGTGTAAATATCATCAACCCTGAGGACGCTGCCATCCTGTTCAAAGCAGAGGGCCATTATCCTAAAAGACTAAAAGTGGAAGCGTGGACATCCTACAGAGACTACAGAAATCGCAAATATGGAGTTTTACTAAA GAATGGTGAAGAATGGAGATCAAACCGTGTGATTCTTAACAAGGAGGTGATTTCCCTGAAGATGCTGGAAAATTTTGTGCCTTTACTTGATGACGTGGGCCAAGATTTTGTGGCCAGagttcacaaaaaaatacagcgAAGTGGCCAGAAAAAATGGACCACTGACCTCTCTCAGGAACTCTTCAAATATGCACTAGAAT CGGTGAGCTCAGTGCTGTATGGGGAGCGTCTGGGGCTGATGCTGGACTACATTGACCCTGAAGCTCAACATTTCATTGACTGCATCACCCTCATGTTTAAGACTACCTCGCCCATGCTGTACATACCTCCAAGCCtgttgaggcagattggagccaAAGTGTGGCGGGACCATGTGGAAGCTTGGGATGGGATATTCAACCAAG CGGATCGTTGCATCCAGAACATCTATAGGCAGCTGCGTCAGGAGACAGGCTCTCCAAAGAGATACCCAGGAATCCTCGCCAGCCTGCTCATGCTGGACAAACTGTCTATCGAAGACATCAAGGCCAGTGTCACTGAGCTGATGGCTGGAGGAGTAGATACA ACTTCTATAACGCTGCTGTGGACGTTGTATGAATTAGCCAGACACCCAACCCTCCAGGAGGAGTTGAGGGCGGAGGTGGTTGCAGCTCGGGCTGAAAGTCAGGGAGACATGCAGGAGATGCTGAAGCGGATTCCTTTGGTCAAAGGTGCTCTGAAGGAAACACTGAG GTTACACCCAGTTGCAGTGAGCCTACAAAGATACATAGCAGAAGATATAATTATTCAAAACTACCACATCCCAGCTGGG ACTCTGGTCCAGTTAGGGCTGCATGCAATGGGCAGAGACCCCAAGGTGTTTTTCCGTCCAGAGCAGTACCAGCCTTCTCGCTGGCTGAGGACAGAGACTCACTACTTCAGGAGTTTGGGCTTCGGCTTCGGCCCCCGCCAGTGTTTAGGACGCAGAATAGCTGAGACAGAGATGCAAATCTTCCTTATCCAT aTGCTTGAGAACTTCCGAGTGGAGAAACAGCGCCATGTGGAGGTGCAGAGTACCTTTGAGCTCATTCTCTTGCCAGACAAGCCCATAATATTGACTTTGAAACCTATACAAGCTAGTCGGTAA